GGCCGATGAACCCGCTGCTGGTGTCGCATTACACCCTCACGAGTGCCCTCGGTAGGGGTTGCGAGGTGACCTACGCGGCCTTGCGCGCGCGCCGCTCCGGGCTCTGTCCCTGCGATTTCGAGGACGCGGCCCTCGACACCTGGATCGGCCGGGTCGCCGGGCTGGAAGACGAGCCCCTGCCGGGGGCCTGGCGAGCATTCGATTGCCGCAACAACCGCCTGGCCCTGGTCGGGCTCCGACAGGACGGTTTCGAGTCCGCGGCCCATGCAGCTCGCGAGCGCTACGGCGCCGAGCGCGTGGCCGTGCTGCTCGGGACCTCGACCTCCGGCATCCTGGAGACCGAGAACGCCTACCGGCGGCGCGATCCCGAGTGCGGCGCCCTGCCGGCGGAGTTCATCGAACGCTATCCCTATTGCCACAACACCTTCTCGGTGGCGGCCTTCGTGCGCGGCTACCTCGGGCTTTCCGGACCCGCGGCCGTCATCTCGACGGCATGCTCATCGAGCGCCAAGGTATTCGCCAGCGCCGCACGGCTCATGCGGGCGGGGCTGTGCGACGCCGCCGTGGTGGGCGGGGTGGACAGCCTGTGCCTCACCACCCTGTACGGCTTCTCGGCCCTGGAGCTGACGGCCGCCGGACCGTGCCGGCCGTGCGATGTCGAGCGCGACGGGCTGTCGATCGGGGAAGCCGCGGGCTTTGCGCTCCTCGAGCGGGTGGACCTAGCCGGCAGCGCGGGGGAGGTGGTGCTGCTCGGCTATGGCGAGAGCGGCGATGGGTACCATATGTCCCATCCGCACCCGCAAGGGCTCGGCGCCATTGCGGCCATGGGCGAGGGCCTGGCACGCGCGGGCCTTGCAGCCGGCGACATCGATTACGTCAACCTCCACGGCACCGGTACCCGGGCCAACGACCTCATTGAGGACCGGGCGGTAAGCATCGTCTTCGGCCGCGGCACGCCGTGCAGCTCAACCAAGGGTTGGACCGGTCACACGCTCGGGGCGGCAGGGATCGCCGAGGCGGTGATCGGTGCCCTGTGTCTCAGCCGGGGGCTCATCCCGGGGACCCTGAATACCACCCGCCTTGACCCGGTAATGACGAGTGCGATCCGACTCGACAACGAGGCACGGCCCATCCGCCGGCTGCTCAGCAACATCTTCGGGTTCGGCGGGAACAACTGCAGTCTGGTGTTCGGGCGCCTGTGATCCCCCCGGTGATCGCCTCTTTGGGATCGCTCCACTGTGATTACCCTACTGTGATTGCCCTACTGTGACGGAGGTTCACCTGCGCGGGATTGGCCTCCTGGGTCCGGCCCTTGCCGGCTATACCGACGACAGCCGCGCGCTTCTGGCCGGCCAGCGTCTCCACCGCTTCGAGTCCACTCCGGACCCGGTCGCCCCGCTCCTGCCCCCGAACGAACGCCGCCGGAGCAGCGCCTTGGTGCGCCATGCCCTCGCCGTTGCCGACGAGGCGATGCGCGCGGCTGAGGTCGATGCAGCCGACTTGGTGACCGTGTTCGCCTCCTCCGGTGGCGAGTACGCGATCCTCGATCGGATCTGCGCCGCGCTCGCGAGCCCGGAGCGGGCCGTCTCGCCTACCCTGTTCCACCACTCGGTGCACAATGCCGCGGCTGGTTACTTTGCCATCGCCACCGGGTCGCGGCGCTCCTCGACGGCGCTCGCCGCCTACGATGCGACCTTCGCCGCCGGGCTCATCGAGGCGGCTGCGCAGGTGGCGGCCGAGCCGCACCCGGTGTTGTTCGTGGCCTATGATCTGCCGCCGCCGGAGCCCATGTACCCGGCCAGGCCCTTGTCCGCGCCCTTCGCGCTGGCGCTCGTCCTCGCGCGGCAGAGGACCGCCGCCATGGCACGCCTCCAGGTGGATCTGTGTGGCCGCGACACCCCGGTGACGCGCCTATCCGATCCGTCTCTCGATGCCCTACGCCGCGGCAATCCCGCGGCGCGAGGCCTGCCCTTGCTTACGGCCCTCGGGCGCGGCGCGGCCGAGCGGGTGGTGTTCGAGTACCTGGAGGACCGGCACCTCGCCGTCCGCATCTCGCCATGATGGCCCATTGCGATGTGCGCGCCTATCTGCCTCATGCCGGCGCCATGTGTCTCTTGGAGACCGTGGAGTCCTGCGAAGAGACGCGCATCCGCTGTACGGCGACCTCCCACCTGGACCCGGACAATCCACTGCGGCGCGCGGGGGTCCTATGGGCGATCTGCGGGTTGGAGTACGCCGCCCAGACCATGGCCGTGCACCTCTCTCTGGCATCGGGGCGCCA
This window of the Pseudomonadota bacterium genome carries:
- a CDS encoding beta-ketoacyl-[acyl-carrier-protein] synthase family protein — encoded protein: MNPLLVSHYTLTSALGRGCEVTYAALRARRSGLCPCDFEDAALDTWIGRVAGLEDEPLPGAWRAFDCRNNRLALVGLRQDGFESAAHAARERYGAERVAVLLGTSTSGILETENAYRRRDPECGALPAEFIERYPYCHNTFSVAAFVRGYLGLSGPAAVISTACSSSAKVFASAARLMRAGLCDAAVVGGVDSLCLTTLYGFSALELTAAGPCRPCDVERDGLSIGEAAGFALLERVDLAGSAGEVVLLGYGESGDGYHMSHPHPQGLGAIAAMGEGLARAGLAAGDIDYVNLHGTGTRANDLIEDRAVSIVFGRGTPCSSTKGWTGHTLGAAGIAEAVIGALCLSRGLIPGTLNTTRLDPVMTSAIRLDNEARPIRRLLSNIFGFGGNNCSLVFGRL
- a CDS encoding beta-ketoacyl synthase chain length factor gives rise to the protein MTEVHLRGIGLLGPALAGYTDDSRALLAGQRLHRFESTPDPVAPLLPPNERRRSSALVRHALAVADEAMRAAEVDAADLVTVFASSGGEYAILDRICAALASPERAVSPTLFHHSVHNAAAGYFAIATGSRRSSTALAAYDATFAAGLIEAAAQVAAEPHPVLFVAYDLPPPEPMYPARPLSAPFALALVLARQRTAAMARLQVDLCGRDTPVTRLSDPSLDALRRGNPAARGLPLLTALGRGAAERVVFEYLEDRHLAVRISP